The following proteins come from a genomic window of Perognathus longimembris pacificus isolate PPM17 chromosome 12, ASM2315922v1, whole genome shotgun sequence:
- the Otud6b gene encoding deubiquitinase OTUD6B, translated as MEADLAEELDEEEQLARRHRKEKKELQAKIQGMKNAVPKNDKKRRKQLTEDVAKLEKEMEQKHREELEQLKLASKENEIDSIAVNISHLVIENQPPRISKAQKRREKKAALEKEREERIAEAEIENLSGARHVENEKLTEILAARELEMKQIPSDGHCMYRAIEDQLKTQDCTLTVAKLRSQTAEYMQSHGDDFLPFLTNPNTGDMYTPEEFGKYCDDIVNTAAWGGQLELRALSHILKTPIEIIQADSRPIVVGEEYPQKPLILVYMRHAYGLGEHYNSVTQLVNTAAENCN; from the exons ATGGAGGCTGACCTGGCCGAGGAGCTGGACGAGGAGGAACAGCTGGCGAGGCGGCACCGCAAGGAGAAGAAGGAGTTGCAAG CAAAAATTCAAGGTATGAAGAATGCTGTTCCCAAGAATGACAAAAAGAGGAGGAAGCAACTCACCGAAGATGTTGCTAAgttggaaaaagaaatggaacagaAACATAGAGAGGAGCTAGAGCAATTGAAGCTGGCTTCCAAAGAGAATGAG atAGACTCTATTGCTGTTAACATTTCACACCTGGTAATTGAGAATCAACCACCTCGGATATCAAAAGCACAAAAGAGACGG gaaaaaaaagctgCATTGGAAAAGGAGCGGGAAGAGAGGATAGCTGAAGCTGAAATTGAGAATTTATCTGGCGCTAGACATGTGGAAAATGAGAAACTCACTGAAATACTGGCAGCCAGAGAGTTGGAAATGAAGCAGATTCCATCTGATGGCCACTGTATGTACAGAGCCATTGAGGACCAACTGAAAACACAGGACTGCACCCTCACTGTGGCTAAGCTGAGAAGTCAAACTGCTGAGTACATGCAAAGCCACGGGGATGACTTTCTGCCATTTTTAACGAACCCCAATACAGGAGACATGTACACACCAG AAGAGTTTGGAAAGTACTGTGATGATATTGTAAACACAGCTGCATGGGGCGGTCAGCTTGAG CTAAGAGCTCTGTCTCACATTTTAAAAACACCAATAGAGATAATACAGGCAGATTCTCGACCTATTGTCGTGGGTGAGGAGTATCCCCAAAAACCACTAATACTTGT ataTATGAGACATGCATACGGCTTAGGAGAACATTACAATTCTGTTACACAGTTGGTGAACACAGCTGCTGAAAATTGCAACTAG